The sequence AGCAGAGCACCTGCAGTCCTCACTCTTTATTCCACTGATCCAAGCAGTAAAAAACAGGAAGGTGACAAGGGCCAGCAGGGGatgggacacacacacacacacagtgctgggaagggctggaaatgAAGCACAGCCTTCCTGGTGAGGAATGCTTCTCCCCTCAGCCAATTTCATGTGTCAGATGAATTTTGTACAAATAAAGatctaaaagcttttttttttctttaatgaccAGCCTTTACATCAGAGAATAATTCATGAACTCTAACACAAAATCTTACTCTAAGGAGCTGCACCTCTGCTCATGCCCAAAGCCTTTTCAGAAGATAGAACCAGGTTCCCCacttcctccccttccctttcAAGAAGTGACTCCTTCGTTCACTGCAGACAATCTCTTTTTAGTGTATTTTTGCAATCTAGAAGAAAGTATTTGCAGATTTCAACAGCAATTTGTAGGGCATGGTCAAGCATATGGGAAACAAACCCTTGGAGCAATTGGAAGGACACATTTGACTCGGTGGTTTAACTGCTAAAGACAAGCCCACATTTATCagagagaatttttaaattctcttcATTACCTGCCATAACTGTACCAGACCAATGCTCTAGGCCAGTCCGCCACACAGTTCAGATCTTCAAGCATTTTAGGCATCAAGACAAGGAAAATGAGTTCTGAGTTATCCAGAAAATGAGTAAGAAGGTAAGTGAGGAAATAcgagtgggaaagaaaactgcacTTGAGAGACAACACAAGGCTCTAAGAAGCACCTTCACTTCAGAAAATCAGAGATGCCTGAGACATCTTTCAATCTTAGCTCAAGAGTTTCTGCTGCTTCCGAGTGTTTTTGGTCACTCCTGCCCTTCCCACACACAGAATTTGTGCTTCTCCTTCTCTGGGTGGGAGCCCAGGGCGTTTCTTGAGCTGTGGCTTCACAGGAgcttctcctcctccacctcctgccaggagcagcagcaggaggagcagagtcctcattctccttccctggggctggcaaggGGAGGAGGTTTTGCTCCTTGTGGTGAATATtctcagctcctgccaggatggatgtgctgctgcttctcctggcTTTGGGAGCAGCCGGGAGGGGAGGCTGCTTGGGAATCTCACTGGGAAGCTGAATCCACGCAAGTCCCGTATTTGCTGCATCCCTGCTCAGCCTCATGCTGCGCCTCACCCTGACCTCAGCACTGGcactgctcctcctcctgcgGGCCTGCAGGGACCCCTCCTGCCCCTGGGGCACTGACAGAACTTCTTCCACACTGTAAGAGCAAACTGCAACATCAGCCCCAGTTATTTCCAAGTTTCCAACAGGAGGGAAGTAAAAGgcactgctgcttcttcttcttctccttgcTGCATCACCTCTGACAGAATCCTTCTGAGGACACTTGGCTCTCTGGGCATCCTCCTGTACATCCTGTTGCTCCAGAATTTCCAGCCCACTTAGAAGATTTCCTTGTAATTCTTCCTTTTCTATCAAGGaactgctttcttttgcttcttttccaCATAGAATCTCTTTGCCCTGCTGGAAATAATCAGATGTATCAAAATCACCTTTGGCATCTGGCACAGCATTTGAAAACTggggagattaaaaaaaattgattttttaaaaatataggcAAGAGGTAATCCATAAAAACCTGGTTTCAAACAGCTGAACTGGCTCCTATTCTCTTACCATGTGTCTCCAAAATCCCAACACCTGACAGAGAATCCTGCAGGCTGGAATCTGTTTCAGTGCGAGGCCAAACTTAGGTTGCTTGGGAAGCAGAGAATGCTGGAATGGCCAGGCTTGGAGGAGACCTTGAAGATCACCCCCCATTTCACCCCCTCCCATgggcccaggctgctcagaggcTCAGCTGAGTTCTGAATGCCCAACTCCTCCTTCCAAGGATGGCCTCCAGGCTGCCTGATCCACCCCTCCCAGGGCTTCCCCCCAGCCATCCATCCCTTCTGTGATCCCCAGGGCAGCAGTTACCTcaggagcagtgccaggagcaggcTGCAGCCCCCCTGGCCCCTCAGAGTCTCCATGCCCAGAGCTGgtggctgctgcctcctccaggAGCCCGGGCTttgggcacagggcagctgcagggaggccCCTGGCACGCGTCCTCCCagcctggggctcctgggcagggTCCCTGCAGGCACCCCTGCGCTGGGGGTCACCCCAGCTGGCACCCCCTGAAAGGGAGCAAACACACGGTTAATTCACTGAGTGCACAAAATCTTCTGCGATTACAAGAAAAGCTTCATGGTGGTTCACTTCATATAGAAATTGTTTTACTTATTATACTTATTTACCTATATAAAAATAACCTTCTAAACAACCATCCCAGATGAACAGTGGGGAACAAACCCAACAGAAAGCTCTGCACATCCCTTAACTCTTCATACCCAGCTTAAAGACTAAGGAAAATAGTGTACCCAAAGTAAAGAGGTGGATTTTTTGTCAGATTTACACTGGAGTCCAACAAGAACTGAATTTATCAGTTGgatattattaatttattagaTCCTCCAGACTCTGCTATCAGAAGcaattaaaagtaattttttttttgtttaactgTTGATATAAAGGAACAGAAAGAGCAAAGCacaacaaaactaaaacccaAATTACCTGTGAAAAGTGCATCTGCCTTTGGTGAGTCTGGAGATGACACAGAAGAGAAAACCTCTGGAATTTCAGGGATAGGGCTGAGCAGGGGTTTCTTAGAAGCCATTTCTCTTTCCCCATACAAAGATTTCTtcacttttctctttcttcttttcccgtAGCTAgggtattttgttttctgaaaagatTGAGAAAGAGAATAACACACAGTGAAATTTTAATCATcctctttaatatttttcaataagTGACCCCATTACTGGATTTTGATGGATGACAACTGTTTCCCCTAAAAGGAAGGCTCCACTTCTTCTGCCAGCTACAGAACAATCTAGAAActcaaaagcaaaaaagaattACTTTTCTCACATGCAAGAACCACAAACTCATTTGTTGGCCCTCAACTCTGAAAAGTGGCACACAAACACCTCTTTGCAAAAAGCTCAATCCCTCAAGTCAGTAAGAAGAAAGGATGGGCCAGGAAACGCAGGAAAACAAGATGgggatgaagaagaaaatatgaagaagaaaatattggCAGCGACAGGAAGATCAAAATAATGCTGTAAGACACGtggagagagaaataaataaaaataaaagcagaattcagcAAGTGGCTGGCACGCACCTGGGTCTTCTTGGGAGCAGTTGTGGTTGGATCCTTCTGTCTCTGACTCTTGCTCCTTCTTGGATTTTTAGTGTTTTTGTCATTCTCAGTGTTTGTGGCTCCTGAGCTGCTCCCATCAGTGCCCTGTGCCATGGCCCTGCACTGTTAAGGACAGGATTTGGAGGCACCAAAACCCACCAGAGTCCACCAGGCACAGGAATCAAATGGAATTAATCTCTTATCACCTCATTAGGGGCTGGCACAACTGGGAATTAAGTATTAGAGACTCATTTCCCAAAGTGCAATCCAGTCCTTTTTGTATTAGAATGAAAACACAGTAAATTTTCATCTTCAGTTATTTAAGAAAATGGGTTGCTTTTTTATGTTCCTCTGTCTTTTGCCTTCCCCTCCCACCAGAGCTGTCCAACACTGAAGTCTGAAAGCACTTCTTGTACAATCAATTCCGTGCCTTGAAATTCCAGCAACCAAAACATTTTGTCACATTATTTGgaaaagctcctggaaaattcAATAGAAATTGTCCATTTAAAGTATCAGGCTGTATTTTTAACAACTGGAAAATCACTTTTACTGAAAAATCTCATTTCCTCAAGGTACTAACAAGAGGTATTTCCATATACCTGGATATATAGATAAGCCTCATAGCTGAGGCTGGAAAAACTTTTTTAAGCATCAAGAGGGATAAAAGAACAATTCTGCCTGAAGAAgttcaaataaacaaaataaatttcatcACCAAGGAAACTCACCTTCCTTTTAGTAGAAGAACAAGTTGTTACGTCAGGTTTGTCAGTCTCTGCTactataaatggaaaaaaattatttttaatcactTTCAATGCAAGTTAATCACATTTTAAGGAAATTATCTACGTAATTTCTGACATTATGCACTTCAGCCATTTTAGTCTTGAGTAGAAACTTAATCTTGAGGACTATCAAACATGGCAAGATAAAAATTCCTTGTTGCTCTACAAAATAGAGGAAAATTCAACTTGGGAGGATTTGGTAACAATAATTAGAACATCCAAagctttcaaaaaataaatatgcacaACCCATTTTCAAtgcttttgttgtttggttgctGTTTAAAAGTCATCAAAATTACAGTATCAGAATCAAgcctctaaaaaaaaattactttaagcAGTAAAATTGTCACAGAAAGATATGACAAGTTTAAATAAGATCCAGTTAACCTAAAGCTCAGGTAAACACTGCAGCTACTGCAAGGAACTTCAGAAGAAAACCTTTCAATTTAAATGCTAGCATTCAAGTTTTAGCACAATTGCAATATATTAAtaattatgtatttaaaaaaatacaaacagaaaaataaaccaaatccTCAACTCTCAATTTTCAGGTTCTAAAAGCTTCATTATCTATTGATAAAAAGCCAAGTTGGGGTTACCTTCTGCCATTTCAACAGATGAAGGGGCTTCTGCAGCAACAGAACCTTCCAGGAATTCTGGGGGAGGCTCAACGCCTTCCTTCAGAcaaaaaatgacatttcttaGCAATTACAGCAGATATTTGATGGACCTTGTCCATCAGTGTTTGCAGACAAcgtggttttattttgtttccttagAGAAACCAACTTTGTTCTGTGTGGCaaagaattttaggaaaattcttgtttcaaagaaaagaaatttcaaagaaaaaatttcaaagaaacacagcagcaaaatataagaaaaagtGAAGGGGAAAACACTTCAAGGTCCAGAAACCTTCtaaaacagctctgcagaccaAAGTGCTGCTCAGAATTCCTAAAAACTCAACTTCTCAGTGTGATTCTCTAACTCCGAGCAGACTCTACATTTCTGTTTCAGCAATTTCTTTGCAAAACCCAGCGGCGGGGGGGAAAACGAAGCAAGAATTGATTATTGACGGGGAATAGAGACAACAAACTCACATCATCCCAGGCAAAATCCAGGGGGGGCAGAGGCTCCTGGGAGAGGCCCggccctggccccgggctctgccCCAGGGGTCGCCCTGGGGAGGCTCCTCGGCGCAAGGGGGTGTTGGCAGGAAGACTCTGGTCAAAGATTTCAGGGCTCAGAACTTCCCCAAAagtcacttttttcttcttcgGTGTTTTGGAGTTCTGACTGTCAGTTGTCTCTGTTGGAATCAGATGAAACGAAGAGTTGAGTGAAGAACTGGCATAGAGCAGAGGTTTTGCAAGAGATTTAAATATCTCCTAAAAATCACCACCCAAACAATCAGCAAAACACCTGGGAGGACAGCCAGGATTTTCACTCTGGGTTTATTAAAAAATCAAGTAAGAAACATACTAAAAATTATTACCTGTTCCCCAAGTTTCAGTTGAAAAGTATAAAACTCCTTTAATAATCAGGACTTCTATTCTGCTGCTCAAGGCTTTCTGAAATTttgtggtgggatttttttttttttatagactTTCCTTTCCTTGGCAATCTTGTTTTCCATGTTATCAGCAGGATGCCACAAGGAGGTCATTCAGTGGTGATTAATACCAATAACCAGACTTAGCAAAGAGGCAAAAATTTTATCAGGAcaatattttacttatttaaaaaagaaataaagccaagagttttttttttcttcttggaaaaAGGAATCTGACCTGTTTGCAATGTTTCAAAGGCTTCTACACAACTGGAGATTGCAGCAGATTCCTCTTCTCCTCTGTCAGTGGCACTGTTTAAGTATTCCTGTCAAATTTAAGATATACAGTtcaataaaatttaattaaaatattgtcCTCTAAGCAGCATTTAATAATCAGTCATATATTCTAATCCTTGTTTGCTGCATGAATGAAACTCAAAACATCCATTTcgtggaatcatggaatggttcaGGTGGGAAGGGAGCTTAAAAtgatccagtgccacccctgccaagggcagggacacctcccaccatcccagggttctccaagccctgtccagccaggccagggacactgccagggatggggcagccccagctcctctgggaattccatccccaccacaccctcccagggaacaattccttcccagtatcccacccagccctgccctttgtcagtttgaagccattccctgtgtcctggcactccagACTTTCGTAAAGTCTCAATTTTTCCTGTCACCCGTTCAGGTCCTGAAGGTGCAACGCCACGAGAGCTTCAAGCAAAGCTCCCAAGGATGACCAAGCAGCATCAAATcattcccaaaccattcccaaGCCACAGCAATCAGTCCCCCAAGGCACCTTTATGCTCATCCTTGGTGCAAGCACTGAatcagcctcggggccgtggcAGAGCTCCCTGCCCGGGGTTCTCTTCAGGATGGGTCTCGGCAGGGAGAGCTCagtgctgggggtgctcccaGGGGTTTGGTTTCcaaccagcactgccaggctcaCCACTTCCACAGCCTTCCttgtgctgagctctgccacAGCATCAGCAGCACCACCGTGCTCAcacctggcagctgcagggcaaGAACAGAGCTGTGACACTGAAGAGTCTCAGGAAAAGTGACAAAACTTTAGTACAAAAAGCATGAGGATAAAAGCACACACATCTCCACAGATCCTCTGCAGAAACACCTCACAGAAATCCACCAGTCTGTAAATTCTGGCTCTTTTGGTGCCAAATGGACAGCTGCTATTTTCAGAAATTTATAGAATATACTAAAAAGAAGCACTGCATGAATAAAAAGTTATATTGGGTTTCTACTGCATCCTAAATTGTAGACAAGATGACAAATGTCAGCTGAAACGTTTCCTGACAAACATtccagtatttttatttcctaatgAGAGTTTAACAAAGATTATAACAGTGCTGAATCCTCTTACCATGGCCTGTTTCCAGGGAATCTCCAGTTACAACAGTGTCCAAGGATTTCACAGGATTTTGCTGCTCACAAACCCATACCTAAAGAAAGAGTTCCAGGATTTTTACAACAGCACAAACTGTGAAGGGTTTTAATCCcacagagaagaatttcagAGTTTTTTCCATCACCCACAATTTcagctgaatttattttcccaAAACACCCAGGGAAATGCTTAGAATATGCTTAACTAATTAAATACTTAgacatattaatatattaatactTAAGATATTTAATACTTAGATTAGACATGGCAAATGAAGAAATTGTCTGTTTTAATGTCTAACTTGGAGGTTTCTCCGCAGTTCAAAGCACCTTTTCAGCAGCAGGGTCAGTGACAGTCACAGCTTGGTGTGGGGACAAGATGCTGCAGATCCTGAGCtcactcctgctgctcttgctgccatTTGCTCTTAAATATTCTTTCAAAGCAGCTCCACTGTTGCCCAACATAAACTTTTCAGTCCACTGCTCCAGGTTTGGCTCTTTTTTAGAAGGTGCTTTGTTCTGGGCTGCATCAAATAAAACagaacccaaacaaaacacaaatttcAGGTTTTTCAATGAatcctttttatatttcttcatcAAGAGGTGCAGAAAGTCAGGAAATGTTCTAGGCAGGGAGAACACATTTTTTAATCTACTTTGAAATAACATTACCaaccttcagaagaaaataagagaTTCTTTTCATATAAATGTTGTTAAGATCAGCAATAACATAgaagcaaaatgaaaaccatTCTCTGTTTCACGGAAGAATGTGCAACACCATTAATGCTCAGTGAGAAATCCATCAAAGAGTACAAATCTAGGAACTAAAACTCAGGAAAGAGACCCAAAAATATGAGTTTTCAGAGAAACCACTAATCAGGGTGCATGAAGatgttttaaacaaacaaaacaaacctcaaACCAAGCACAAACACCTGTGCCGTGCCTTAGAAAGGAAGATGATTTTGTTTTATAAGTATTTCTGGTTTCACACTTTTAGCCTAAGGGAAGAGCTGACATTTAAGGTGAATAACTGACCAGGATATTTAATCAACTTACAGGAACCTCCTTCCTGGGCAGGCTCCCCCAGGTGTGAGGGCCCAGCCTCTGCCTCAGCTTCCTGCAGGGATTCAAAGGAGGCTTGGAAAGCATCGATCTTGTCCTTCAGCGACCTCACATTTGCAGGTTTAAAAGGACTGATCtgccaaaacaaaattaatccCATCAGGCATTCCTTCCCTCATCATTTGAGCTTTAATGTTTTGTATTTGCACtttaacataaaatataaaGGATCTAGCATTTCATCTGGCTGCAATTATATCTGTACagtaaaaaataaggaaaaaaaggaactttATTCAGAAATCTGGTacattttattgcatttaatCTGTTCCTCTAGTCTAGAATTTGCTTTCTGACAGCCCAGGATAGTTCAAGTTATGAACAAATCTGATTAGCCAAGTAACTCATGCTTGAAATTGACTTCACTTGGAAAGAGCAACAGTTTAATTACCCAAACCCAAGTGCAGCCAGCACGGGAAAGtaacaaaaaatacaatttatcaACAAACTCAACATGGAGAAGAAATTCCAGCCTCTATGCAGTGCAAACAAAACCTGGAACATTCCCTTGTCCTGAAATCAGGTGAGCAAGGGACAACAGCAAATTACTGCCATGGTTATTCCTTTTGCTGGATTCTTCCCAAGACTCAGCTCCCCTTCTCCCAGCACTGGGTGGTTCCTGGGGGGAATGCAAGCTCCCcatcaggaatttgggaaggaCTCTCACCTGGGTGAAAGCTTCTTTCtgtctgctgctcctctgctgggcCAGGTACCGGATCAGAGTGTTGTTTTCTGGTGATCCCCTCAATCCAATGGTTGATCTTCTCCTAAATTTCAGTGAAGTTGGGGAAGGCCCTGAAAAGGGGACAAGAGGAgaggtgaaaaagaaaaacaaagtacaaaaccacaaaaatgttTTGTAATACCTAAAGCTTTAAAATGGTAATTTAATCTTTTTTAGAGGTTGATTAATGCTACTTATTCTAAGGTATAAAATTACCTGCTCTGCCCAAGAAACCTCCCTGAGCATATCAAATAATCACGAATCAAGTCTGCCTTTTAGCTTTTCAATTGTTTGTTAGTGTGCACCAACACTTGCAGAATTTGTCTTGCAACTCCCTTGTGAAACAAGACGCTTCATTAACTGGAGAGAGATACACAGGGAGCATTTAACTGTGTAGGATATGCCCAGAACAGTTAAATGGCATAATTACCCTGTCTGTGGCATGTCCTGTAGAGATGCTGCAACAACAACCTCTTGAGagtgctcctgggcacatccaaaCCCTGCTCACCTGAACCTGCCCTAAATGAGAGCCTCTGGAACGAGGCTGGACTAAAGGAGCTGGAGAATCTCCTCTGAGAAGGACAAAAGCCATCTGTCACCCCAGCCTCACCCGTGGGTCGTGTTCCAAAACCTTCCTGAGCGATCCCAACCTCGGCATTTAGCACAGCAGCAAAATCAACgggttttttcctctgttcAGACAGCCCAAAATCAGGCTTTCCCTCCACTTGGTCCCTCTCAGGAGTGGAGAAGGCGTTTCCCAAGGGAGCAGCCGGGCTGCTGGACAAATCCTCCCTGGTGAGCAAAGGCAAGGGGGGCTCACTGAGCACATCCCGCCCCAGTGCCCCCGAGCAGCCCCCCGGGAGCTGCCAGCCCACATCAGCCCCCTGGGGCTGGCACGAGCTCTCCTCGGGGCCTCTGGGGCATTTCCAGGCACGTTTTGGTGACCGTGTCCCCTTCCCATCAGTGAAATTCTCCTTCTTGGATGGCCTGATGACTCTGGGCTTGGTCGCTTTGCAGCTCTTCTGGGCTCTTGATGGAGGTAAAGAGGCCTCTTCCTTCTGTTCAGGACAGCCACTCTCGTTTTCTTTAACTTTCAGGGGAGTTTTAGATCCTCTGAACAttgtttgggatttatttgaAAGAACATCCACTCAGCCTTTGCTGCTGTAATTACAGATtcctattaaaaagaaaataaaaaacttatTTACTAAGAGCAAGAACTCACTACCATGCTCAAGCTTCTCCCAAATCCACATTTTTCCTGGACAAGGTGTTTAATAGTGGGGTGGGAAAGGAAATTTATCCCCTAAAACCTACAGGGAAAAGACAcaaggggcagggagcagaaagaaaaacacagagcaATAAAAACCTGCATTATAAACGTGCACAGGAGTGGCAAAGGGTAAGGAGCCACAAGGCTATGATTTCACTCTGTTAAACTCCacatgaatataaaatatgcGTACAATATACAATTATCACAATTACACTGCAACTGTTTTGCTCCAAGTGTTACAATAAATATCAGCAGTTTCATACTACTTTTAATAGCACTAATTAGTAGCAGCAGAAAGAGAATGCAAGTCTTAGAAAGAAATCAGCAGAAGAAACAACACTAGTAATACTTTTTAACTACCATTAGCTTCTAATCTAGCTAAGCTAGATTTTTTTGCAATTCGTTACTTGAAGTGAATGATGCACAACTCAATAACGTGACTCTGAAACTTCACTTCCGCAAACACATGCACTTTTAGCAATAAAATTACGGAAATTAATCTGCTTTACAACGCCTGGGCaaaccttttctttcttattctttctttttctgctcttaGGCCCCGGCAGAGCCAATGGCCACAGTCACAGCCACCAGCCGAGGAGGGGAAAACATCGAGCCGGGGGCTGCCCCGGTCTGTAGCGCTCCGTGGGCTCGGGCACTCACAGCCTGCAACCCCGGGAGAACATCCCGAGGATCCCCCGGGAGCGCACCCGGAGCATCCCCCGGGAGAACatcccgagcatcccccgggagCGCATCCCGAATATCCCCCGGGAGCGCATCCCGAGCATCCCCGGGAGCACATCCCGAGAATCCCCCGGGAGCACATCCCGAATGTCCCCCGGGAGCGCatcccgagcatcccccgggagCGCatcccgagcatcccccgggagCGCACCCAGAGCATCCCCGGGAGCACATCCCGAGAATCCCCGGGAGCACatcccgagcatcccccgggagAACATCCCGAGCATCCCCGGGAGCACATCCCGAGAATCCCCGGGAGCGCATCCCGAGTATCCCCCGGGAGCACATCCCGAATATCCCCCGGGAGCACATCCCGAGAATCCCCCGGGAGCGCATCCCGAGGATCCCCCGGGAGCACATCCCGAGAATCCCCCGGGAGCACATCCCGAGAATCCCCCGGGAGCGCATCCCGAGGATCCCCCGGGAGAACatcccgagcatcccccgggagCGCATCCCGAGGATCCCCCGGGAGAACATCCCGAATATCCCCCGGGAGCGCATCCCGAGGATCCCCCGGGAGAACATCCCGAGGATCCCCCGGGAGAACatcccgagcatcccccgggagCGCACCCGGAGCATCCCCCGGGAGCGCACCCGGAGTATCCCCCGGGAGCGCATCCCGAATATCCCCCGGGAGAACATCCCGAGGATCCCCCGGGAGAACATCCCGAGGATCCCCCGGGAGCGCATCCCGAATATCCCCCGGGAGAACATCCCGAGGATCCCCCGGGAGAACATCCCGAGAATCCCTCGGGAGAACATCCCGAGGATCCCCCGGGAGCGCACCCGGAGTATCCCCCGGGAGCGCATCCCTAATATCCC is a genomic window of Lonchura striata isolate bLonStr1 chromosome 32, bLonStr1.mat, whole genome shotgun sequence containing:
- the CDCA2 gene encoding cell division cycle-associated protein 2, which encodes MFRGSKTPLKVKENESGCPEQKEEASLPPSRAQKSCKATKPRVIRPSKKENFTDGKGTRSPKRAWKCPRGPEESSCQPQGADVGWQLPGGCSGALGRDVLSEPPLPLLTREDLSSSPAAPLGNAFSTPERDQVEGKPDFGLSEQRKKPVDFAAVLNAEVGIAQEGFGTRPTGPSPTSLKFRRRSTIGLRGSPENNTLIRYLAQQRSSRQKEAFTQISPFKPANVRSLKDKIDAFQASFESLQEAEAEAGPSHLGEPAQEGGSSQNKAPSKKEPNLEQWTEKFMLGNSGAALKEYLRANGSKSSRSELRICSILSPHQAVTVTDPAAEKVWVCEQQNPVKSLDTVVTGDSLETGHAARCEHGGAADAVAELSTRKAVEVVSLAVLVGNQTPGSTPSTELSLPRPILKRTPGRELCHGPEEYLNSATDRGEEESAAISSCVEAFETLQTETTDSQNSKTPKKKKVTFGEVLSPEIFDQSLPANTPLRRGASPGRPLGQSPGPGPGLSQEPLPPLDFAWDDEGVEPPPEFLEGSVAAEAPSSVEMAEVAETDKPDVTTCSSTKRKCRAMAQGTDGSSSGATNTENDKNTKNPRRSKSQRQKDPTTTAPKKTQKTKYPSYGKRRKRKVKKSLYGEREMASKKPLLSPIPEIPEVFSSVSSPDSPKADALFTGGASWGDPQRRGACRDPAQEPQAGRTRARGLPAAALCPKPGLLEEAAATSSGHGDSEGPGGLQPAPGTAPEFSNAVPDAKGDFDTSDYFQQGKEILCGKEAKESSSLIEKEELQGNLLSGLEILEQQDVQEDAQRAKCPQKDSVRGDAARRRRRSSSAFYFPPVGNLEITGADVAVCSYSVEEVLSVPQGQEGSLQARRRRSSASAEVRVRRSMRLSRDAANTGLAWIQLPSEIPKQPPLPAAPKARRSSSTSILAGAENIHHKEQNLLPLPAPGKENEDSAPPAAAPGRRWRRRSSCEATAQETPWAPTQRRRSTNSVCGKGRSDQKHSEAAETLELRLKDVSGISDFLK